From one Humulus lupulus chromosome 8, drHumLupu1.1, whole genome shotgun sequence genomic stretch:
- the LOC133797452 gene encoding ras-related protein RABA3 gives MNQEMNGTEANQSQRSQENGHEKIDYVFKVVVIGDSAVGKTQILSRFTKNEFCFDSKSTIGVEFQTRTVTINDKLIKAQIWDTAGQERYRAVTSAYYRGALGAMLVYDITKRQSFDHVARWVEELRAHADNSIVIMLIGNKADLVDLRAVPTEDAVEFAEDQGLFFSETSALSGDNVNTAFFRVLEEIYGVVSKKTLECGNGSKANGVDLQGSKIDVISGSEMEISEMKKLSACSC, from the exons ATGAATCAAGAAATGAATGGGACTGAAGCTAATCAGAGTCAGAGGTCTCAAGAAAATGGGCATGAGAAAATAGATTACGTTTTTAAAGTGGTGGTGATTGGAGACTCTGCAGTTGGGAAAACTCAGATACTTTCCAGGTTTACCAAAAACGAGTTCTGCTTTGACTCAAAGTCCACCATTGGGGTTGAATTCCAGACTCGTACTGTCACCATTAATGACAAACTCATCAAAGCTCAGATCTGGGATACTGCCGGCCAAGAAAG GTATCGAGCTGTAACGAGTGCGTACTACAGAGGGGCACTAGGGGCGATGCTGGTGTACGACATAACGAAGAGGCAGAGCTTCGACCACGTGGCGAGGTGGGTGGAGGAGCTGCGAGCCCATGCGGACAACTCCATAGTGATCATGCTGATCGGGAACAAGGCTGACCTGGTGGACTTGCGAGCCGTGCCGACGGAGGACGCCGTCGAGTTCGCGGAGGATCAGGGCCTCTTCTTCTCCGAGACATCGGCTCTCAGCGGCGACAACGTCAACACCGCCTTCTTCAGGGTGTTGGAGGAGATATACGGTGTCGTTTCGAAGAAAACTTTGGAGTGTGGGAATGGGTCCAAGGCTAATGGTGTAGACCTTCAGGGTTCAAAAATTGATGTCATTTCTGGGTCTGAGATGGAAATCAGTGAGATGAAAAAGCTATCTGCTTGTTCATGTTGA